A stretch of the Phycisphaeraceae bacterium genome encodes the following:
- the metG gene encoding methionine--tRNA ligase produces the protein MHPYYITTPIYYVNDRPHIGHCYTTLLADVAARFQRLLRGSGVGGKGGSENGDRGEGGVFLLTGTDEHAEKVVSSAHEHGVTPIEWADRNAAAFRAAFEFMGFGYEDFIRTTERRHIDKVLEYVRRLQKHGDIYLGDYTGWWDASQEEYVTESVAKEAGYNSPVTGKPLVKRTEKNYFFRLSAYAARLEEHIAKHPAFIQPEARRNEVLGRLRAGLQDVPVSRAVTGDEASRWGILMPDDPSHRIYVWIDALFNYLSAVDTPGREGLWPPAVHVMAKDILWFHAVIWPCMLMALGRELPGMVYAHSYWVREGRKMSKTLGNFVDLPTLRAYAERYSVDAVRWYMLTQGPLGITDADFSHAKFVEVYNADLANGIGNCTSRVSALITKSFGGIVPDPGEFRVLADHDWPTIARNAVLGESAVSNDGVPMLLNRFDLAGAVAEGVNLVRCVDAYLSETTPWKLAKEVEKENRENPDHLQRLAAILYHCAEALRIASILLAPAMPGKMAELWTRWGCTPAAGATLEDLAVWQGEHSLKPGERLEQGGGSGAAPLFMRADVKEGAPVVG, from the coding sequence ATGCACCCGTACTACATCACCACGCCCATTTACTACGTGAATGACCGCCCGCATATCGGGCATTGCTATACGACGCTGCTGGCGGACGTGGCGGCCCGGTTTCAGAGGCTGTTGAGGGGGTCTGGGGTGGGCGGCAAAGGGGGTAGTGAAAACGGGGACAGGGGGGAGGGGGGGGTGTTCCTCCTTACCGGTACGGACGAGCACGCGGAGAAGGTCGTCAGTTCGGCCCACGAGCACGGGGTGACGCCGATCGAATGGGCGGACCGGAACGCGGCGGCGTTCCGGGCGGCGTTCGAGTTCATGGGGTTCGGGTACGAGGACTTCATCCGGACGACGGAGCGGCGGCACATCGACAAGGTGCTGGAGTACGTGCGGCGGCTGCAGAAGCACGGGGACATCTACCTGGGGGACTACACGGGGTGGTGGGACGCCTCGCAGGAGGAGTATGTCACGGAGTCGGTGGCGAAGGAGGCGGGGTACAACTCGCCGGTGACGGGCAAGCCGCTGGTGAAGCGGACGGAGAAGAACTACTTCTTCCGGCTGTCGGCGTACGCGGCGAGGCTGGAGGAGCACATCGCGAAGCACCCGGCGTTCATCCAGCCCGAGGCGCGCCGGAACGAGGTGCTGGGGCGCCTGCGCGCCGGGCTGCAGGATGTGCCGGTGTCGCGGGCGGTGACGGGGGACGAGGCGAGCCGGTGGGGGATCCTGATGCCGGACGACCCATCGCACCGGATCTATGTGTGGATCGATGCGCTGTTCAACTACCTGTCGGCGGTGGACACGCCGGGGCGGGAGGGGCTGTGGCCGCCGGCGGTGCACGTGATGGCGAAGGACATCCTGTGGTTCCACGCGGTGATCTGGCCGTGCATGCTGATGGCGCTGGGGCGTGAGTTGCCGGGGATGGTGTACGCCCACTCGTACTGGGTGCGGGAGGGGCGGAAGATGTCGAAGACGCTGGGGAACTTCGTCGACCTGCCGACGCTGCGGGCGTACGCGGAGCGGTACTCGGTGGACGCGGTGCGGTGGTACATGCTGACGCAGGGGCCGCTGGGGATCACGGATGCGGACTTCTCGCACGCGAAGTTCGTGGAGGTGTACAACGCGGACCTGGCGAACGGGATCGGGAACTGCACCAGCCGCGTGAGCGCGCTGATCACGAAGTCGTTCGGGGGGATTGTGCCGGACCCCGGCGAGTTCCGGGTGCTGGCGGACCACGACTGGCCGACGATCGCGCGGAACGCGGTGCTGGGAGAGTCGGCGGTGTCGAACGACGGGGTGCCGATGCTGCTGAACCGGTTCGACCTGGCGGGGGCGGTGGCGGAGGGGGTGAACCTGGTGCGGTGCGTGGATGCGTACCTGAGCGAGACGACGCCGTGGAAACTGGCGAAGGAGGTGGAGAAGGAGAACCGGGAGAACCCGGACCACCTGCAGCGCCTGGCGGCGATCCTGTACCACTGCGCGGAGGCGCTGCGCATCGCGAGCATCCTCCTGGCGCCGGCGATGCCGGGGAAGATGGCGGAGTTGTGGACGCGGTGGGGGTGCACGCCCGCGGCGGGGGCGACGCTGGAGGACCTGGCGGTGTGGCAGGGGGAGCACTCGCTCAAGCCCGGCGAGCGGCTAGAGCAGGGCGGGGGGAGCGGGGCGGCGCCGCTGTTCATGCGGGCGGATGTGAAGGAGGGGGCGCCGGTGGTGGGGTAG